From a region of the Bombus huntii isolate Logan2020A unplaced genomic scaffold, iyBomHunt1.1 ctg00000075.1, whole genome shotgun sequence genome:
- the LOC126876443 gene encoding uncharacterized protein LOC126876443: MATANEDSKVTASVAITMSPLLPSNITVWFALLETQLRTADISSDKIRFATLGKCLDGRLLQQIEGVMTDPTTTGRYAELKGELIRILTDTDSARLKKLVESEEMGDRKSSEFYHHLRKLANPSTPDDFILTVWRNRLSVRIRRILTAVDDTNQRGRKSHF; the protein is encoded by the coding sequence ATGGCAACCGCTAACGAAGATAGCAAAGTCACAGCTAGTGTAGCAATCACTATGTCTCCTCTGCTACCTTCAAACATCACCGTGTGGTTCGCCTTATTAGAGACGCAACTTCGCACGGCGGACATCTCGTCGGACAAGATAAGATTCGCGACTCTTGGAAAATGTCTCGACGGTCGACTTCTACAACAAATTGAGGGCGTCATGACGGATCCTACAACCACGGGACGGTACGCGGAGTTAAAAGGCGAACTTATTCGTATTCTAACGGATACGGACAGTGCAAGGTTGAAGAAGTTGGTGGAAAGCGAAGAGATGGGGGATAGGAAGTCATCTGAATTTTATCACCACCTGAGAAAACTTGCTAACCCCTCCACGCCGGACGATTTCATCCTCACAGTGTGGAGGAATCGACTATCCGTTCGCATCAGGCGTATTTTGACCGCAGTAGATGACACGAACCAAAGAGGACGAAAATCTCATTTTTAG